The proteins below come from a single Streptomyces sp. B3I8 genomic window:
- a CDS encoding GNAT family N-acetyltransferase, producing the protein MAARYLAEGTRVGIRPFTYDDAAEFTGRVRESKALHHPWLFPPDTTPTYRAYAGRLIEDPTKAGFLVCDRDHDTLAGYININNIVHGAFHSGALGYGAFAHAAGRGLMTEALRLVVTHAFTTLGLHRLEINVQPGNAASIALARRCGFRLEGYSPDFLFIDGAWRDHQRWALTAEMTRDGTAFAQS; encoded by the coding sequence GTGGCCGCCCGTTACCTTGCCGAAGGCACCCGCGTGGGGATACGCCCCTTCACCTACGACGACGCCGCCGAGTTCACCGGACGCGTCCGGGAGAGCAAGGCGCTGCACCACCCCTGGCTCTTCCCACCCGACACCACCCCCACCTACCGCGCCTACGCCGGCCGCCTCATCGAGGACCCCACCAAGGCCGGCTTCCTCGTCTGCGACCGCGACCACGACACCCTCGCCGGCTACATCAACATCAACAACATCGTCCACGGCGCCTTCCACAGCGGCGCCCTCGGCTACGGCGCCTTCGCCCACGCCGCCGGCCGCGGCCTGATGACCGAGGCGCTCCGCCTCGTCGTCACGCACGCCTTCACCACCCTCGGCCTGCACCGTCTGGAGATCAACGTCCAGCCCGGCAACGCCGCCTCCATCGCGCTGGCCCGCCGCTGCGGCTTCCGCCTTGAGGGTTACTCGCCCGACTTCCTGTTCATCGACGGCGCCTGGCGCGACCACCAACGCTGGGCCCTCACCGCCGAGATGACGCGGGACGGGACGGCCTTTGCCCAATCCTGA
- a CDS encoding LLM class F420-dependent oxidoreductase, translating to MPEYGYFLSCEEHGPAALVDQARMAEQAGFQSLWISDHYHPWHDAQGQSPFVWSVIGALSEAVSLPVQTAVTCPTVRTHPAVIAQAAATSAVMTEGRFRLGVGTGEALNEHILGDAWPPAHVRMEMLEEAVQVMRRLFTGEEVNHHGTHYTVENARLYTVPDEPVPIDISGFGPAATSLAARIGDGYITMMPDESMVEQFRKGGGGTKPVSGGTKVCYGSDWDEAVRTVRDLWFNEQLPGEMGQVLPSPKHYEQLKPLVTEDMVRENRVCGDDPDEHVQALKAFADAGFDRVYVNQIGPDQRGFFDFYRTKVLPRLQG from the coding sequence ATGCCCGAGTACGGCTATTTCCTCTCCTGCGAGGAGCACGGCCCCGCCGCACTGGTCGACCAGGCGCGGATGGCCGAGCAGGCCGGCTTCCAGTCGCTGTGGATCTCGGACCACTACCACCCGTGGCACGACGCGCAGGGGCAGAGCCCGTTCGTGTGGTCGGTCATCGGGGCGCTCTCGGAGGCGGTGTCGCTGCCCGTCCAGACGGCGGTGACCTGCCCGACGGTGCGGACACACCCGGCGGTGATCGCGCAGGCCGCGGCGACCAGCGCGGTGATGACCGAGGGCCGCTTCCGGCTGGGCGTCGGCACCGGCGAGGCGCTCAACGAACACATCCTCGGGGATGCCTGGCCGCCTGCGCACGTACGGATGGAGATGCTGGAGGAGGCCGTCCAGGTGATGCGCCGGCTGTTCACCGGCGAGGAGGTCAACCACCACGGCACGCACTACACGGTGGAGAACGCCCGCCTGTACACGGTCCCCGACGAGCCGGTGCCCATCGACATCTCCGGCTTCGGCCCGGCGGCCACGTCGCTCGCCGCACGGATCGGGGACGGCTACATCACGATGATGCCGGACGAGTCGATGGTGGAGCAGTTCCGCAAGGGCGGCGGCGGCACGAAGCCGGTGAGCGGCGGCACGAAGGTCTGTTACGGCTCCGACTGGGACGAGGCCGTCCGCACGGTCCGCGACCTGTGGTTCAACGAGCAGCTCCCCGGCGAGATGGGCCAGGTGCTCCCCTCCCCCAAGCACTACGAGCAGTTGAAGCCGCTGGTGACCGAGGACATGGTGCGCGAGAACCGGGTGTGCGGCGACGACCCGGACGAGCACGTCCAGGCCCTGAAGGCGTTCGCCGACGCCGGCTTCGACCGCGTCTACGTCAACCAGATCGGCCCCGACCAGCGGGGCTTCTTCGACTTCTACCGCACGAAGGTGCTGCCGCGACTACAGGGGTGA
- a CDS encoding DUF5107 domain-containing protein has product MTTIRRAAVTLPAADLGPANPLPPLLPLDEAHHVDERDLVGTPRDMARQIRCAPLDSVLPTPLYDGYDRRRAPRAFDALVLENDRLRATVLPGLGGRVVSLVHLPTGRELLYRNPVFQPANFALNGAWFSGGIEWNIGATGHTTLSCAPLHAARVTAPDGGEMLRLWEWERLRDLPFQVDLWLPDGSDFLYVGVRVRNPHDRPAPVYWWSNIAVPEECRVLAPADEAWLPHFGGGTPIGHERRLRRVPVPEWEGADRSYPLNSPHAADYFYELPDDARRWIAALDGTGRGLVQTSTAVLRGRKLFVWGSRPGGRRWQDWLTEPGTGGYCEIQAGLARTQLEHVPLAERGEFTWLEAYGPLHADAGAVHGADWAGARTEVERRLDEALPRTRVTAAYEAWLACADAEPGEVLAVGSGWGALEVLRAGEKLPGTPFEESTLTEAQEPWLHLLRSGELPEPDEPGPPGESLVAAHWRDLLETAVARPSTEYHLGVAQWHAGDRAQAVRSWERALPRASVRWPLLRCLAVADRAAGDGERAAVRYGEAFDDLCEGSADGAGAAALVALGRETLEALLDAGRVSTARSVWERLPRGVRERGRFRLLGARLLLAEGDPAGARTVFDDGDGVEVADLREGEEVLGELWARLTDEPLPARYDFRMRPDGD; this is encoded by the coding sequence GTGACGACGATCCGACGTGCCGCAGTGACCCTGCCCGCCGCCGACCTCGGCCCCGCCAACCCCCTGCCGCCCCTCCTCCCGCTCGACGAGGCCCACCACGTGGACGAGCGGGACCTCGTGGGGACACCGCGCGACATGGCCCGGCAGATCCGCTGCGCACCCCTCGACAGCGTCCTGCCCACCCCCCTGTACGACGGCTACGACAGGCGGCGCGCACCGCGCGCCTTCGACGCCCTGGTGCTGGAGAACGACCGGCTGCGCGCGACGGTCCTGCCCGGCCTCGGGGGACGCGTCGTCTCCCTCGTCCACCTGCCCACCGGACGCGAACTGCTCTACCGCAACCCGGTGTTCCAGCCCGCCAACTTCGCGCTCAACGGCGCCTGGTTCTCCGGCGGCATCGAGTGGAACATCGGCGCCACCGGCCACACCACCCTCTCCTGCGCGCCCCTGCACGCCGCCCGCGTCACCGCGCCCGACGGCGGCGAGATGCTGCGGCTGTGGGAGTGGGAACGGCTGCGCGACCTGCCCTTCCAGGTCGACCTGTGGCTGCCGGACGGCTCCGACTTCCTCTACGTCGGGGTCCGTGTCCGCAACCCGCACGACCGGCCCGCGCCCGTGTACTGGTGGTCCAACATCGCGGTCCCCGAGGAGTGCCGGGTCCTCGCCCCCGCCGACGAGGCCTGGCTCCCCCACTTCGGGGGAGGTACCCCCATCGGCCACGAACGCCGGCTGCGCCGGGTCCCGGTGCCCGAGTGGGAGGGCGCCGACCGCTCGTACCCGCTGAACAGCCCCCACGCGGCGGACTACTTCTACGAGCTGCCCGACGACGCCCGCCGCTGGATCGCCGCCCTCGACGGCACCGGACGCGGCCTGGTGCAGACCTCCACCGCGGTGCTGCGCGGCCGCAAGCTGTTCGTGTGGGGTTCCCGGCCGGGCGGCCGCCGCTGGCAGGACTGGCTCACCGAACCCGGCACCGGCGGCTACTGCGAGATCCAGGCGGGGCTGGCACGCACCCAGCTCGAACACGTACCCCTCGCCGAGCGGGGCGAGTTCACCTGGCTGGAGGCGTACGGGCCGCTGCACGCCGACGCGGGCGCCGTGCACGGCGCCGACTGGGCAGGGGCGCGCACGGAGGTGGAGCGGCGGCTCGACGAGGCGCTGCCGCGGACGCGGGTGACGGCGGCGTACGAGGCGTGGCTGGCCTGCGCGGACGCCGAGCCCGGCGAGGTGCTCGCCGTCGGCTCCGGCTGGGGCGCGCTCGAAGTGCTGCGCGCGGGGGAGAAGCTGCCGGGCACGCCGTTCGAGGAGAGCACCCTGACCGAGGCGCAGGAGCCGTGGCTGCATCTGTTGCGGTCGGGGGAGCTGCCGGAGCCGGACGAGCCGGGACCGCCCGGGGAGAGCCTGGTCGCGGCGCACTGGCGCGACCTGCTGGAGACCGCCGTCGCGCGGCCGTCGACCGAGTACCACCTCGGTGTCGCCCAGTGGCACGCCGGCGACCGGGCGCAGGCCGTGCGGAGCTGGGAACGGGCGCTGCCGCGCGCGTCCGTCCGCTGGCCGCTGCTGCGCTGCCTCGCCGTCGCCGACCGGGCGGCGGGGGACGGCGAGCGTGCCGCCGTGCGTTACGGGGAGGCGTTCGACGACCTGTGCGAGGGGTCCGCCGACGGCGCGGGCGCCGCCGCCCTCGTCGCCCTGGGGCGGGAGACGCTGGAGGCCCTGCTCGACGCAGGGCGCGTGTCGACGGCGCGCTCCGTCTGGGAGCGGCTGCCCCGAGGGGTGCGCGAACGGGGGCGGTTCAGACTGCTCGGGGCGCGGCTGCTGCTCGCCGAGGGGGACCCGGCGGGGGCGCGGACCGTGTTCGACGACGGAGACGGGGTCGAGGTGGCCGACCTGCGGGAGGGCGAGGAAGTCCTCGGTGAGCTGTGGGCGCGGCTCACGGACGAGCCGCTGCCCGCGCGGTACGACTTCCGGATGCGGCCGGACGGCGACTGA
- a CDS encoding VOC family protein — MEIMGATLRICVDDLETSIPFYERIAGAPALRNERGGVKVAAIGFFLLMSGPEAELEILRKVTATIAVKDVEEAHRELAALGAQIIAGPVPTPAGRNMIVRHPDGSIFEYVDRFTAS, encoded by the coding sequence ATGGAGATTATGGGAGCCACGCTGCGCATCTGCGTCGACGACCTGGAAACGTCGATCCCGTTCTACGAGAGGATCGCCGGCGCCCCCGCGCTGCGCAACGAGCGTGGTGGCGTCAAGGTCGCCGCGATCGGATTCTTCCTCCTGATGAGCGGCCCCGAGGCGGAGTTGGAGATCCTCCGCAAGGTCACCGCGACCATCGCGGTGAAGGACGTGGAGGAGGCCCACCGCGAACTCGCCGCCCTGGGCGCGCAGATCATCGCCGGACCGGTCCCCACCCCGGCCGGCCGCAACATGATCGTCCGCCACCCCGACGGCTCGATCTTCGAGTACGTGGACCGCTTCACCGCCTCCTGA